A genomic segment from Colletotrichum higginsianum IMI 349063 chromosome 5, whole genome shotgun sequence encodes:
- a CDS encoding chitin synthase has protein sequence MANGRMSMYSVASEGLGGPRAGQQPSQFSTTTLLNAIHNIYLSSQPFQLDAGTSLVVNTWLTASQTGLDGRSGGTIDPALGARAWEHARRRAEDGCIVLGSLHPSSPSLLTPFLSSLPLSIPSSVYKSLEAIQPFLRCSTPFNPSATRQSALGVTLTLNLAGNLNGAAIALSQGGIDTAKGLLNIPAESGYRAFDVFYYLLTSASTPAEREFLGLKSASSYALLAKSGTYDPPSYLPTADDAAAADDFRSALKDIGIKGSAHRNLISTLAGLLKLGDTLDYNLDEDVFDEICEDVSGLLGMDPETLATQCTTEDRATLVGGLYEALVDWVISKANDAISAQMARIRDGTESVAGGGARTPTSNGDGDTVCITVLDVPDPTLGKALAMRGVFDDTLGINSEMIADGVEVSSAGSTVIREMQTAIEEVGPELGVMTGAAGKDRQHALEKREEVLEKIGHSADEDAFLKKLIFPAAGQGINLGLAGRLDISSLLSSSRVWYHLSIHPTDDSPASLAALPSINSAWSAGTVSRQLRSWRLPEWANRRNKNLDFTADFDIDEFVQRYFVLGCKDGREGIETWILERGWTNGEVVVGKERVWVRESAWWEAESMLDMKPMDNNLPGMGNVLAVNNLESGYSANGSGYFPTPMLDTTPNGSRDHLIAHQRNFSQGNLSQHTLAPNAAMRAPSIAPSGMRNVQTGDYGLGTKGDTYKGQVFYNNEGEFVGQMDPEIADGKHVEEKTMDKDRRIWVAIVWFWTFWIPSPLLSFIGRMKRPDVRMAWREKLTLVWFIVLMNAAIVFWIIFFGRLLCPNFDKAWDAEEVGYHTGETDYYVSFRGGVYDVSKFWKTQHSDTAIETTKENMIQFAGLNMDDYFPPPLPLVCPGLGIATTTTLQYNNTPEFTIGIHKSGWLADDRTSALGATDWYSKKLLPRMKEFYKGDLVWDKGDIKSDGQDNGHMWVIYEGGVYDLTNYFKTLDVFRRTDSVTFLNSKIVSAIENNPGEDVTNNWNDIIKSAASNSTENASVQNSLNCIKNLFYVGIPDFRYSARCQTNNYIMLAMTIILCAVILTKFLAALQFGSKRRPAPQDKFVICQVPAYTEGEDSLRNALDSLTALQYDNKRKLICVICDGIIVGAGNDRPTPKIVLDILGVDPKVDPPALPFKSVGTGSEQLNYGKVYSGLYEFEGNVVPYLVVVKCGKESEQTKSKPGNRGKRDSQILLMSFLNRVHHRSPMSPLELEMFHQINNIIGVDPELYEYLMMVDADTCVREDSLNRLVSACANDAKIAGICGETGLQNDDKSWWTMIQVYEYFISHNLAKAFESLFGSVTCLPGCFTMYRLRTVDKGKPLIIADSVIREYSVCDVDTLHKKNLLSLGEDRYLTTLMTKNFPSMKYKFIADAYCQTAAPESWSVLLSQRRRWINSTIHNLFELMKLKEMCGFCCFSMRFIVFVDLFGTIILPATTIYLGYMIYLAASGTGQFPIISIIMLAAVYGLQALIFILKRQWQHIGWMIIYIIAFPIYSFALPIYSFWNQDNFSWGNTRIVIGEKGNKQLVAVDDEGFDPRSIPLQRWDDYAMANNLPGRRGGYMEKTDMGYDDQYEMDEIRSVYSSVRQGSVLTGMNRNNNNAYMPPQSPAPFGNMARASGATSPYHHDQAMANRQSMASLGTHDINRGQTPFQDFPSSRPSVTNLRGQANLSPAFGANRSQSALGLNRPHGAAQSTSSFDFQRGNMQGPDDGMIIEAIQGVLREVDLDTVTKKQVRALVEQRLQTGLVGERRTFMDRQIDNELANM, from the exons atggcGAACGGTCGAATGTCCATGTACTCGGTGGCCTCCGAGGGCCTTGGAGGTCCTCGTGCTGGACAGCAACCCTCCCAGTTCTCCACTACGACCCTCCTCAACGCCATACACAACATATACTTGTCGTCTCAGCCTTTTCAATTGGACGCCGGCACGAGCCTTGTCGTCAACACATGGCTGACTGCATCCCAGACCGGCCTCGATGGAAGATCCGGAGGCACCATAGATCCCGCACTCGGCGCGAGAGCATGGGAACATGCCCGTCGTCGTGCTGAAGACGGATGTATTGTCCTTGG CTCTCTTCACCCGTCGAGTCCTTCACTCCTGACGCCATTCCTCTCGTCACTTCCGCTCTCCATCCCGTCATCTGTTTACAAGTCGTTGGAAGCCATCCAACCCTTCCTGAGATGTTCCACACCCTTCAACCCCTCCGCCACCCGTCAGTCTGCTCTTGGCGTCACCCTCACCCTGAACCTGGCCGGCAACCTCAATGGAGCTGCCATTGCCTTGTCTCAAGGTGGCATCGACACCGCCAAAGGTCTCTTGAATATCCCTGCTGAGTCGGGCTACCGTGCCTTTGACGTCTTCTACTACCTCCTgacatcggcgtcgaccccTGCCGAGAGAGAGTTCCTCGGCCTCAAGTCTGCCTCCAGCTACGCTTTGCTTGCGAAGTCTGGCACGTACGACCCGCCATCTTACCTCCCTAcagccgacgatgccgctgCAGCCGACGACTTCCGATCCGCCCTTAAGGACATCGGCATCAAAGGATCTGCCCACCGCAACCTCATCTCTACCCTTGCCGGCTTGTTGAAGCTCGGCGACACGCTCGACTACAACCTGGATGAGGACGTTTTCGATGAGATTTGCGAAGACGTCAGCGGCCTGCTCGGAATGGACCCCGAGACTCTTGCGACCCAGTGCACGACCGAGGACCGGGCTACTTTGGTCGGCGGTCTGTACGAGGCTTTGGTAGATTGGGTAATTTCCAAGGCCAACGACGCTATCTCTGCCCAGATGGCCCGCATTAGAGATGGTACGGAGTCGGTCGCTGGCGGAGGTGCTCGCACCCCTACTTCgaacggcgacggcgacaccgTTTGCATCACTGTCCTGGACGTGCCCGACCCAACCCTGGGTAAGGCACTGGCCATGCGGGGCGTGTTTGACGACACCCTGGGCATTAACTCGGAGATGATTGCTGACGGCGTTGAGGTTTCCTCCGCCGGGAGCACCGTCATACGGGAGATGCAGACTGCCATTGAGGAAGTTGGCCCCGAGCTCGGTGTCATGACTGGTGCTGCTGGCAAGGACCGCCAGCACGCGCTCGAAAAGCGGGAGGAGGTTCTCGAGAAGATCGGCCACTCCGCAGATGAAGATGCTTTCCTCAAAAAACTGATCTTTCCGGCCGCTGGCCAAGGCATCAACCTGGGACTGGCTGGCCGTCTTGACATCTCATCTCTGCTGAGCTCTAGCCGCGTGTGGTACCATCTCTCCATCCACCCTACTGACGACTCGCCGGCTAGCTTGGCGGCTCTTCCATCCATCAACTCAGCTTGGTCTGCTGGCACTGTGTCTCGTCAGCTCCGTTCGTGGCGGCTGCCCGAATGGGCCAACAGACGCAACAAGAACCTTGATTTCACCGCCGACTTTGACATTGATGAATTCGTCCAACGATATTTTGTCCTTGGTTGCAAGGATGGTCGTGAAGGCATCGAGACATGGATTCTCGAGCGCGGCTGGACCAACGGAGAGGTTGTGGTTGGCAAGGAACGCGTCTGGGTGCGTGAGAGCGCCTGGTGGGAGGCCGAAAGCATGCTTGACATGAAGCCAATGGACAACAACCTCCCCGGTATGGGCAATGTCCTGGCCGTTAACAATCTCGAGTCCGGCTACTCAGCCAACGGCAGTGGCTACTTCCCGACGCCCATGCTGGACACGACCCCCAACGGCAGTCGCGACCACCTCATCGCCCACCAACGCAACTTCAGCCAAGGCAACCTCTCGCAACACACGCTCGCTCCGAACGCGGCGATGCGCGCTCCGTCTATCGCTCCATCGGGCATGCGCAATGTTCAGACTGGAGACTACGGTCTCGGCACTAAGGGTGACACCTACAAGGGCCAAGTCTTCTACAACAATGAGGGCGAGTTCGTCGGCCAGATGGACCCCGAgatcgccgacggcaagcacGTGGAGGAAAAGACAATGGACAAGGATCGTCGCATCTGGGTCGCCATCGTCTGGTTTTGGACCTTTTGGATTCCGTCCCCGCTGCTCAGCTTCATCGGTCGCATGAAGCGGCCCGATGTGCGCATGGCTTGGCGTGAGAAACTTACTCTCGTCTGGTTCATCGTTCTCATGAATGCCGCGATTGTTTTCTGGATTATCTTTTTTGGCAGGCTCCTGTGTCCCAACTTTGACAAGGCTTgggacgccgaggaagtTGGCTACCACACCGGTGAGACCGATTACTACGTCAGCTTCCGCGGCGGTGTGTACGACGTGTCCAAGTTCTGGAAGACGCAGCACTCCGACACCGCCATTGAGACGACCAAGGAAAACATGATCCAGTTTGCTGGACTGAACATGGATGATTACTTCCCGCCCCCCCTGCCTCTGGTCTGCCCGGGTCTCGGCATTGCCACAACTACCACGCTCCAATACAACAACACTCCAGAGTTCACGATCGGTATTCACAAGTCCGGCTGGTTGGCAGACGACCGTACCAGTGCCCTGGGTGCCACTGACTGGTACAGCAAGAAGCTGCTGCCCCGCATGAAGGAGTTCTACAAGGGAGACCTCGTCTGGGACAAGGGCGATATCAAGTCCGATGGCCAAGACAATGGTCATATGTGGGTGATTTACGAAGGCGGCGTGTACGACCTGACCAACTACTTCAAAACACTGGATGTCTTTAGGCGTACCGACTCGGTCACATTCCTCAACTCGAAGATCGTGAGCGCCATCGAGAACAACCCTGGCGAAGATGTTACCAACAACTGGAATGACATCATCAAGAGCGCAGCCAGCAACTCGACCGAAAACGCGTCTGTCCAAAACAGTTTGAACTGTATCAAAAACCTATTCTACGTCGGCATTCCGGACTTCCGTTACTCTGCTAGGTGTCAGACCAACAACTACATCATGTTGGCAATGACCATCATTCTCTGTGCCGTCATTCTCACAAAGTTCCTGGCCGCTTTGCAGTTCGGCTCGAAACGTCGCCCTGCACCTCAGGATAAGTTCGTTATCTGCCAGGTGCCGGCGTACACGGAAGGCGAAGACTCGTTGCGGAATGCACTTGATTCACTCACTGCGCTGCAATACGACAACAAGCGGAAGCTCATCTGTGTCATTTGCGACGGCATCATTGTCGGTGCCGGCAACGACCGCCCTACGCCTAAGATTGTGTTGgacatcctcggcgtcgaccccAAGGTTGACCCTCCGGCGTTGCCCTTCAAGTCCGTCGGCACAGGCAGCGAGCAGCTGAACTACGGTAAGGTCTACTCTGGACTGTACGAGTTTGAGGGCAACGTCGTCCCTTACCTCGTTGTCGTCAAGTGCGGAAAGGAATCAGAACAGACCAAGTCCAAACCCGGTAACAGAGGCAAGCGTGACTCACAGATTCTTCTGATGAGCTTCCTCAACCGGGTTCACCACCGATCTCCAATGAGCCCGCTCGAACTAGAAATGTTCCACCAGATCAACAACATTATCGGCGTGGACCCCGAGCTGTACGAATATCTGATGATGGTTGACGCCGACACATGTGTTCGAGAAGATTCGCTCAACAGACTAGTTTCTGCATGCGCCAACGATGCCAAGATTGCCGGTATCTGCGGTGAGACCGGTCTGCAGAACGACGACAAGTCCTGGTGGACCATGATCCAGGTTTACGAGTACTTCATTTCTCACAACTTGGCCAAAGCTTTCGAGTCTCTCTTCGGCAGCGTTACCTGTTTGCCCGGATG TTTTACCATGTACCGCCTGCGAACCGTCGACAAGGGCAAACcgctcatcatcgccgacaGCGTCATCCGTGAATACTCTGTTTGCGACGTCGACACCCTCCACAAGAAGAACCTGCTCTCTCTCGGCGAGGATCGTTACCTGACCACCCTGATGACCAAGAATTTCCCGTCCATGAAATACAAGTTCATCGCAGACGCCTACTGCCAAACCGCAGCACCCGAGTCCTGGAGCGTTTTGCTGTCTCAGCGTCGTCGCTGGATCAACTCGACAATCCACAACTTGTTTGAGCTGATGAAGCTTAAGGAGATGTGTGGTTTCTGCTGCTTTAGTATGCGTTTCATCGTCTTTGTCGACCTGTTCGGAACCATCATCCTCCCCGCTACCACTATCTATCTGGGTTACATGATCTACCTTGCCGCCAGTGGTACTGGTCAATTTCCCATCATTTCTATCATCATGCTTGCGGCTGTGTACGGTCTCCAGGccctcatcttcatcctcaaGAGACAGTGGCAGCACATTGGATGGATGATCATCTACATCATTGCGTTCCCCATCTACTCGTTTGCCCTTCCCATCTACTCTTTCTGGAACCAGGACAACTTTTCGTGGGGTAATACGCGTATCGTCATCGGAGAGAAGGGTAACAAGCAGCTCGTTgctgtcgacgacgagggttTCGACCCCAGGAGCATTCCTCTGCAGCGCTGGGACGATTATGCCATGGCCAACAACCTccctggccgccgcggcggttACATGGAGAAGACCGATATGGGCTACGACGACCAGTACGAGATGGACGAGATCCGCTCTGTTTACTCTTCTGTCCGCCAAGGTTCCGTTCTCACCGGCATGAaccgcaacaacaacaacgcctACATGCCGCCCCAGTCCCCTGCGCCGTTCGGCAACATGGCAAGGGCATCCGGTGCCACCAGCCCGTACCACCACGACCAGGCCATGGCCAACAGGCAGTCGATGGCGTCCCTGGGCACCCACGACATCAACCGCGGCCAAACTCCCTTCCAGGACTTCCCCAGCAGCCGCCCGAGCGTGACCAATCTCAGGGGCCAGGCCAATCTCTCCCCTGCCTTTGGTGCCAACCGATCTCAGTCGGCTCTCGGCCTGAACCGGCCCCACGGTGCCGCCCAATCGACGTCCTCGTTTGACTTTCAACGCGGGAATATGCAGGGTCCCGACGATGGTATGATCATCGAGGCTATCCAGGGAGTTCTGCgcgaggtcgacctcgacacgGTGACGAAGAAGCAGGTGCGCGCTCTGGTTGAGCAGAGACTGCAGACagggctcgtcggcgagagGAGGACTTTTATGGACCGTCAAATCGACAACGAGCTGGCGAACATGTGA
- a CDS encoding Mitochondrial pyruvate dehydrogenase kinase, with amino-acid sequence MPAVKAMAARPNTYRVSTTTRSHGRPPLSEKSLLSSANFTLSLLPIRLAHRIQALRNLPYIVVSNPNISRIYNNYVHSLSTLLPWWTKGGDSAVRTLDDEIRFTEVLAELVATHTDTIPILARGFLECRRYISPQEVTRFLDEHLRARIGTRLVAEQHIALHYSSQPHFDPGASPTPCPEHPSYIGVIDTALRPAHIIESCAGFVADICELRYGVRPQLYIDGEPDTTFAFIPMHLEYIVTELLKNAFRATVEHRDNKEPIVVTIAPEPPRSNHTLKIEVPKETRGEFRSDAIKPLDDNVPGVTIRIRDRGGGIAPEVLPNIWSYSFTTFSEDDFPGSDNGLNMISSASAGGSSIAGLGYGLPLSRAYAEYFGGGIAVQSLHGWGTDVYLRLNGVGKIQERRTT; translated from the exons ATgcccgccgtcaaggccatggCGGCTCGTCCCAACACCTATCGCGTGTCGACGACCACGAGATC GCACGGCCGCCCTCCTCTAAGCGAAAagtctctcctctcctcggCCAACTTTACCCTTTCTTTGCTCCCCATCCGCCTCGCCCACCGCATCCAGGCCCTCCGTAACCTCCCTTACATTGTTGTCTCCAATCCAAACATCAGCCGCATCTATAACAACTATGTCCACTCCCTGTCGACCCTTCTCCCCTGGTGGACCAAGGGCGGCGACAGCGCCGTCCGCACCCTCGACGATGAGATCCGTTTCACCGAGGTTCTCGCCGAGCTGGTCGCTACCCACACCGACACCATACCTATCCTTGCCCGCGGTTTCCTCGAATGCCGCCGCTATATCTCCCCACAAGAGGTCACCCGCTTTCTCGACGAGCACCTGCGCGCTCGTATCGGCACACGCCTTGTCGCCGAGCAGCATATCGCTCTTCATTATAGCTCCCAGCCACACTTCGACCCGGGTGCAAGCCCGACGCCCTGCCCCGAGCACCCTAGCTAcatcggcgtcatcgacACGGCCCTGCGTCCCGCTCACATAATCGAGTCCTGTGCCGGCTTTGTCGCGGATATCTGCGAGTTGCGGTACGGCGTGCGACCGCAGCTGTACATTGATGGCGAGCCCGATACGACTTTTGCCTTCATACCGATGCACCTTGAGTATATCGTCACCGAACTTCTGAAGAACGCCTTCAGGGCGACCGTGGAACACAGAGACAACAAGGAACCCATCGTGGTCACGATCGCACCGGAGCCACCGAGGTCGAACCATACCCTGAAGATCGAGGTGCCCAAGGAAACTAGGGGTGAGTTTAGGAGCGACGCCATTAAacccctcgacgacaacgtACCGGGAGTGACAATCCGGATCCGAGACCGCGGAGGCGGCATCGCTCCCGAGGTGTTGCCCAACATCTGGTCCTATTCCTTCACCACGTTTTCCGAGGACGACTTTCCGGGGTCTGATAATGGCCTAAACATGATATCCAGTGCGAGTGCAGGGGGGAGCTCGATTGCGGGGCTTGGGTATGGTCTGCCACTCAGCCGCGCGTATGCTGAGTATTTTGGCGGTGGCATTGCCGTTCAGAGTTTGCATGGCTGGGGCACTGATGTCTACCTTCGACTTAACGGTGTTGGCAAAATACAAGAGCGTAGGACCACGTGA